In Candidatus Eisenbacteria bacterium, the sequence GATCCGCACGATCGCCCCGTTCGAGAACGCGACGCTGTTCCTCTGGAACCGCGAGTCGCAGAGCCTGGACGAGGTGGTCTCGGTGGGCGAGCGCGTCGATCTGATCGGCCACGTCCGGTTCGGCCGCGGCGCGGGCTTCTCGTCCTGGGTGGCCCAGCAGAAGAAGCCGGTCCTTCTGAACGACCTGCATCGCGAAGGCGGCCCCGATTCCGTCGCGCTCCGGTCCTTCCTCTCCGTTCCGATCCTGGTCGCGAACGAGGTGGTGGGCGTCATCAACATGAGCCACTCGCGTCCGAGCGCGTTCGAGGAGGAGACCGTCGCGCGCGTGGGGCTCCTCGCCATGCCGGTCGCGGCGATCGCGATGAAGGTCGTGCTCCGCAAGGAGCGCGAGCGGCTCGCGACGACGGACACGCTGACCTCGCTCTACAACCGCCGCCACTTCGACCGTTCGCTCGAGGCCGAGGTGGGGAAGGCGAAGCGGTACGGGCACAAGGTCTCGGTCGTGGTGCTCGACGTGGACCAGCCGCGGGAAGCGAACGCCCGCGGCGGCAAGGCGCACGGGGTGGGGGACCAGGTCCTCTCGGACATGGCGCGGCTCCTGAAGCGTTCGACGCGCGGCACGGACTGCATCGCGCGCTACGGGTACGACGAGTTCCGGATCCTCCTGCCGCACACCGACGCCGACCGCGCGAAGGTGGCGGCGGAGCGGTTCCGGACCGTGGTGGAGCAGCACGCGTTCCCGCGCCGGAAGAAGCCGACGATCCACATCGACGTCGCGACGTATCCCGTGGACGAGCGCGCGGCCGCCGCGGCGGGCATCCAGGCGGCGGCGGAGGCCGGCGTGAGGGCCGCGAGCGCCGCCAAGAGCCCCACCGCACCGGGGCTCGACTCCGAGACGCGCGGGACCGACCCGCGCGAGGTGGCGGTCAACTGAGAGCAGGCTGGGGACCGATGACTCCGAACACCCAGATGGCGCCGCGCCACGGCACGTCCGAGGCCGCGAAGGCGCCCAAGGCCAGGATCCTGGTCGTGGACGACGAGATCCAGGTCGTCCACATCTTCCAGGACCTCCTGACCCAGCAGGGCTACGAGGTCGAGTCGAGCGAGAACGGCGACGACGCCATTCTCAAGGTCACGAACGGCAACTTCGACCTCGTGCTCACGGACATCAACCTGCCCGGCGTGGACGGGCTCGAGGTGATCCGGGCCGCCAAGGCCGCCGACGAGGACACCTGCGTCATCCTGATCACCGGATACGCCTCGACCACCACCGCCATCGACGCGCTCCGCCAGGGAGCGTACGACTACATCACGAAGCCGTTCGATCTCTGGGAGACCGCCAAGCGGATCGAGCGCGGACTCGAGAGCCGGTTCCTGAAGCGGGACAACCGGCGGAAGACCTCCCAGCTCGAGACCGCGAACGCCGAGCTCCAGCGCCACGAGGAGATCCTCCGCAAGAAGGTCGAGCTCGCCACGCACCGCATGCGGCTCCTCTACGAAGCGGGCAAGGCCATGTCCACGAGTCTCAGCCGCCAGAGCACGATGGACGTCGTGGTCTCCCAGGCCGCGCGCCTGACCGGCGCCAAGTCGTGCCTCCTCTTCCTCCATGACACGAGCTCGGACGAGTACATCGCGGAGGCCGCGTTCGGCGTGGAGCCGGATCGGTACCGGCCGCTCCGGTTCCAGATGGGCGTGGGGTATCACGGCCAGGTGGTCCAGAGCGCGCAGCCGCGCCTGGTCGAGGACCTCCGCGAGGCGGTCGGCGCCGAGCCGATCTTCGAGACCCTCGAGGCCCAGGGCGCGTTGATCGCGCCGCTCAACGACGTGGAGAAGGTGATCGGCACGATCACCTGCCTCGACCACGAGGGCGGGTCGTTCACCCCCGAGGACCAGGAAGTGCTGAAGATGCTCGCGAGCCAGGCGACGATCGCCATCCAGAACGCGATCCTCTACGAGCGCACGAAGGAGCTGGACCGCCTGAAGTCCGAGTTCGTCGCCGTGGTCTCGCACGAGGTGCGGACGCCGCTCACGTCGATCAAGGGCTCGCTCGAGCTCCTCGGGGACACGCGCTTCCTCACGCTTCCCGCGCCTCAGAAGGAGCTGCTGGCCATCTGCCAGGCGAACACCGAGCGGCTCATCAGCCTCATCAACGACATCCTGGACTTCTCGAAGCTCGAATCGTCGAAGCTCTCGCTCAACGTCGAGGCCATGAGCGTGGACCGCGTGCTGAACGAGGTCGTCGAGAACATCCGGAACCTGGCCGGCCAGAAGGAGGTCGCGATCGACCTGAAGGTCGACTCGACCGCCGGCCAGATCGAGGCCGATCCCATGCGCGTGGGGCAGGTCGCGACGAACCTGATCGGAAACGCCATCAAGTTCTCGCCCGAGAGGAGCCGGATCGAGGTCTTCGCGTCCGGCGACGAGTCGAAGATCACGGTCTCGGTCAAGGACTATGGCCGCGGGATCGCGCCGCGCGACATCAACCGGCTGTTCCAGCGGTTCGCGCAGCTCGACTCCTCGACCACGCGGAAGGCCGGCGGCACCGGGCTCGGCCTCGTCATCTGCAAGGGGATCGTGGAGCAGCACGGCGGCAGCATCTGGGTCGAGTCGCAGCTCAACGAGGGCTCGACCTTCTCCTTCTCGCTGCCGAGGGTTCGCGTGGAGGTCGCCGGCGCGGAGTAGTCTCCACCCCGAAATCGGCCCTAGCCCCCGGGCGCCGAAGAGGCTAGAAATGACCCGCATGCGGCCCCACCTCGCCTCGGCCGGACGGCGCTCCTGAAGACCGTCCTCAGCGTCTTCGGCACGCGGCCCGAGGCCATCAAGATGGCCCCGGTGCTCCGGCGACTCACGCGCGAGCCCGAGATCCGCTCCCTCGTCTGCGTCACGGCGCAGCACCGGGAGATGCTCGACCAGGTCCTCTCGCTGTTCGAGATCAAGCCGGATCACGACCTCGACCTCATGCGGGAAGGGCAGACGCTCACCGAGATCACGACCCGCGCGCTCACCGAGCTCGCGCCCTACCTCGACCGCGAGAAACCCGACGTCCTCCTCGTGCAGGGGGACACCACGACCACGATGGCCGCTTCGCTCGCGGCGTTCTACGCGCGCATCCCGGTGTTCCACGTCGAGGCCGGGCTCCGCACGGGCGATCCGTACTATCCCTATCCCGAGGAGGTGAACCGGCGCGTCACCACGGTGATCGCGGCGCACCACTTCGCCCCCACGGAGCGCGCCCGGCGGAATCTGCTCCGGGAAGGAGTCGCCGACTCGGTGATCACGGTCACGGGGAACACGGTGATCGACGCGCTCCTCGAGGTGGTCCAGATCGAGCCGAAGCGCGCGCCGAAGCTCCCGCTCCGGGGCTCGCGCGTCGTCCTCGTCACGGCGCACCGCCGCGAGAACTTCGGGGCGCCGCTGGAAGAGATCCTCCTCGCGATCCTCGAGCTGGCGGAGAAGCACCCGGATATCGACATCGTGTACCCGGTCCACCGGAATCCCCAGGTGGACGGACCCGTGCGCGCGGCGCTCGCCGGCGTCGCGGGCGTCCACCTCACGGATCCGCTCGAGTACAAGGCCTTCTGCGACCTCATGGCCGCGTCCCACCTCATCCTCACGGACTCGGGAGGGATCCAGGAGGAGGCTCCCTCGCTCGGCAAGCCGGTCCTGGTGCTCCGCGACGAGACGGAGCGCCCCGAGGCGGTGGAAGCGGGGGTGGTCAAGCTGGTCGGGCCGCATCGCGAAGCGATTGTTGCGGCCGCCTCCGAGCTCCTGGAAAATCAGGGGTCCTACGCGGCCATGGCGAACAAGATGAACCCCTACGGGGACGGGAAAGCCGCGGAGCGAATCGTCGCGAAGATCCGGAGGATGCTGTCATGACGCCGCGTGCAATGATCGTCCTGAGTCTCGTGGCAGGGACCCTGATGGGCTGGATTGCGTTCGATCTCCGGGCTCCGAAGAGGACGGTCGCGTTCTCGTACGAGCCCCCGACAGGCCACACAGGCGCGCCGGGAGAAGGCGTCTGCTCCACCTGTCATACCGGAGGCGGCTCCTTCGACGGATCCCTCACCATCGACGCGCCGGACGAGTACCAGCCGGGAATGGGGTACACGGTCACGGTCACGCTGCAGGACCCGGGGCAGTCGCGTTGGGGGTTCGAGCTGGTCCCGCTCCGCAGGGATGGCGCCGATCTCGTCATGGCGGGGAGCCTCACGAATCTCTCTCCTCACACCCTGATCCAGGAGATCTTCGACGGGAAGCAGTACATCTCGCACACGTCGAACGTGCTCGACCAGGGCGAGCCCGACGGGACCTATGCCGGAACCGCGGACGGGCCCGTCTCCTGGAGCTTCACGTGGACGGCGCCCCCGGCGGGATCGGACACGGTGTGGTTCTATGCCGCCGGGAACGCCGCGAACAACAACGAGCAGAACGGCGCGGGGGACTTCGTCTACACGACCAACAGGTTCGCGATCGAGTCGTCGACCTCGGACGTGTCCAGGACGACGTGGGGGAAGATCAAGATGAGGTACCGCTGACCGAGCGAGACGGCCCGCTCTCCGCGGAGGCGCCACCTCGGAGCGATCCAGGCCCGGACGAGCTGATCCGCCTCCTCTCGCTCGTCCCGCTTCCCGGCGAAGGCGGCTGGTACCGGGAGAACTATCGTTCGCGAGTCCGCATTCCCGCGAACGGCCTGCCGGCCGCGTATGCCGGCCCGCGCGACGCGAGCACCGCGATCTACTACCTCCTCACGAGCGACACCTTCTCCGCGCTCCATCGGCTTCGCGGGGACGAGGTGTTCCACTTCTACCTGGGCGATCCCGTCGAGATGCTGCAGCTCCGGCCGGACGGAACCGGCGCCACGCTCACGCTGGGACCCCGGCCGCACGAGGGAATGCACCAGCAAGTAGTCGTTCTCGCCGGCGTGTGGCAGGGGGCGCGCATCGCCTCCGGCGGCCGATACGCGCTTCTCGGGTGCACGGTCGCCCCGGGATTCGAGTTCGAGGACTTCGAGCTGGGAACGAGGGAGGAGCTGGTTCGCCAGTATCCGGACTACGAGATCGCCATCCGTGCGCTGACCCGTCGTTGACGGGCCCGAGTCACGCGCCGGACCCGTCGACGGTGGGCGCGGTCTCCGGGCTCGGCACGAGGCGCTTCGCGACCCAACGGAGCTGCTCCACGCCGAAGGTCGCGTCCTCTCGCTCCTCGCCGTCGAACTTCGCGACCGTTTCCTCGAACGCGAGACAGGCGTCCTCGTACTGCGCGCGCCCTGCCGGGATCTCCATCATCCAGCGCGCGAGCCCGAGGTACCCCGAGTAGAGGACCACTCCGAAATCGCTTCCCGCCTTCACCTCGTCCCGTCCCGTTCCCACCACCGCGACCCTGGCGAGCCCCGACGCCGTCTCGAACGCGCCGAGCGACTCCCAGAGATTGCCGAGGGAGAGCTGATGCATCCCCACCGCCCAGTACGCCATCGCGCGACGGTCCGGCGGCTTGCCCAGCTCGCGACGCCAGCGGACGCAGTCCTCGGCCGCGCGAAGCCCCGCCTCGTAGTGCCGCCGTTCCCGAGGGGCGAGATCCCCCGGCCAGCACTCGGCGAGATCCGCGGAGAGGTTGTAGGAGAGTCGGTTCGCGAAGTCGGTGAGCTTGTAGGTTTCCTCCCCGTCGCCGGACTCGAGCGCCTGGCGCAGGGTCTCACCGATCCCCGCGTTCACCACCTCGATCAGCGCGTCGAAGTTCCGCCCCGCCCATTCGCGGTTCCCGAAGCCTTTCTGCGCGACGGCGTACGTGGTGCGACGCGTCTCGGGGTCGGGAATGGCATCGATGAGCCGGATGACCTCGCCCGGCCCGCCCTGCTCCATGCAGGCTCGAAGCTCTTCCCAGCGCTGTTCTTCGAGGTCGGCCATGGCACAGAAGGTAGCCGTGTAAGGACGCACGGCCAAGACATTTCGGGCGGATCTACCTGGCCTGGAAGGCGCGATCCACTGTCCCCGGGGACAGTCGCGGAACCCGTCTAGTCGAAGGCGCCCATGTGGAACCGCACCCGCTCCGCCACGCGGTCCACCTGGGCGTCGGTCATGTCCGGCCAGATGGGGAGCGACAGCGTCTCGTCGTACACGCGCTCCGCGACGGGGAACTGTCCGGCGCGCACGCCAAGGCGCTCCTGATACCACGGGAACAGATGGAGCGGCTTGAAGTGAACGCTCGTGCCGATCCCGTCCTCACGGAGCGCGAGAGCGAGCGGCGTCCTGCGCGCATCGGGCACCTCGATCTGGTACAGGTGCCACGCGTGGCGCATGCCCTCGGCCACGCGCGGCACGCGCACTCCTTCGCAATCCTCCAGCAGGCGCGAGTACCGCTCCGCGATCGCCTCGCGCCGAGACCGCATCCATTCGGCGCGTCCGAGCTGCGCGAGCGCGAGCGCGGCCTGGATGTCCGTCATGTTGTACTTGTAACCAAGCTCCGTGACGTCGTACTCCCACCAGCCGCCTCTGTCGTACCGCCCCCAGGCCGCCGCCGAGAGACCATGCAAGGAGAGCCTTCGGATCCGCTCCGCCCACTCGCCTCTCCCCGTCACCACCATCCCGCCTTCGCCCGCCGTGACTCCCTTCGTCGCGTAGAACGAGAAGCAGGTGATGTCCGCCTGAGTCCCCACGGGCACGTCCCAGACACGGGACGTCAAGGAGTGCGCGGCATCCTCGATCACCGTCAGCCGATGGTGATGCGCGATGGCCGCGATCTCCGCGCCTCGGCACGGGTGGCCGGCGATCGACACGGAGACGATCGCGCGAGTGCGAGGCGTGATCGCGGCGGGAATCCGTGCCGGATCCATGTTCTTCGTGCCGGGCTCCACGTCCACGAACACGGGCCGGGCGCCCCCATAGAGGATCGTCTCGCCGGTCGCGACGAACGTGTACGGGGAGGTGATGACCTCGTCGCCGTCCTTCACGCCCGCCGCGATCAGCGAGAGGTGGAGCGCCGCGGTGCAGGACGAGACGGCCACTGCGTGGAGCGGATCGACCGAGACCGAACGCGCGAGCGCCGCGCCCGCGCCGGCGACATCGGAGGGTGGCGCCACGTACGCCGCCACCGCGGACTCGAGATCCTTCACGCGCGGGCCCGTCGTGAGCCACCCGGAGCGAAGCACGGAAGCGACCGCGTCGAGCTCGGCCTGGGTCACGGAGGGGCGATGGAAAGGAATGGAGTCCGTAGCCACGTCGAGAACCTAGCACAGATCCTGCATACCGGCCCAAGGGTCGCCTAAGTAGTTGATTCCCGAAGGGAGCGCTTCCCAATTTGTAAGTCCTTCCCACGGGATCCGGACGCGGAGAAGCCCCCGCGTCTCCACTCGAGAGCTCGCCTCTGAAGGGGGTAGTCATGGAACGACTTCGCAACCACTTGCTTCGCCACCACCTGCTTCGCTGGATGGTCGTGCCCGCCGCGCTCACCGTGCTCGTCGTCGCGGGATGCAGCGACGACGACGATGACGACGACGGTCCCGCTCCCACCCAGACCTCGATGAGCGGCGGCTTTGCCGGAGGAACCGTCGCAGGCGCGACCGAGACCGGAACCCTCGCGGTGACGATCAACTCCGGAACGCTCGCGGCGTCGTTCCCCAACGCCTCGGCGACGAGCCTCGTGCGGCCGGCCTCGGCCGTCGTGGTTCCCGCGTCCGGAACCCTGGATGTCGAAGGTGTCGGAGGCACCATCGCCGTGTCGGGCAGCTACAACACGGATACGGACTCTCTCTTCCTGAGCGGCAGCTCGTACACGCTTCGCGGCAGGCGCACGAACGTCGGAGCGGGGCAAGCGATCGAGGGAACGTACACGGGACCGAACGGGACCGGCGGGTTCTATCTGCTCGCCGGCGCCGGCGCGCCGATCCAGTCGTATTGCGGCGACTACACGAGCGGCGCGCAGACCGACAGCGGATTCGTCTCGCTCTCGGTCCGTGAAAACAGCGTCACGGGCCTGTCGATCTCGAGGCTGGACTTCGGAAACATCATTCGCTGGAACGGAACCGTCACGGGCACCGGCACGGCGCGGGATCTCGAGATCCTGGATCCGCTGAATCCGGGCGGAGCGCCTCTCGCCGAGGGGACCTGGAACACGTCCCTGGACACGATGAACGGCACGTACGGCTTCGGCGGGGACACGGGCACCTGGGACGCAACCGTATGTGATTGAGGTAGCCCGGGAAGTCCGTCCGATCACCGGCAGCGGACGAAGACGGGCGCACGAACACGGGGGGTGACCCCGCGTCGCGAACCAGGCGGCGCGGGGTTCGCTCTTCTCTCCGCACCAGACCCGCGGCGACGGTCAGGCAGGCCGGGTCAGCCGCCGGATTCCCGCCCGGGCCTCCTCCAGCACTTCCACGCCCGGGTCCGCCTCGCGATACTGGAACTCCACACGGCGGTAGAGCCGCAGCGCTTCTTCACGCCGGCCCTGACGTTCCTGAAGCGCCGCCAGGCGATTGATGAGACGTGAGAGCTCGGCGATGTCCAGATTCCGGAGCGATCGCGTCACCGTCAGCTGTAGCTCGGTGACGGCCCGTGCCGTGTCGCCAAGGGCCAGATAGGCGCTCGCCAGGGCTCCCGAGCGCTGCGCCTCGAGCCTGCCGGGAGGCCCCATGGGCTTCGAACGTTCGAGAAGGGGAATCGCATCGCGCGTCCGTCCCCGAGCGAGCGCCACGAGGCCCGCCACGTAGTCACGGTTTCCCCGCTCCACACCCGTCGGCTCCTTGCCGATCATCCGGTCGTACTCGGCAAGGAGCCGCTCGGCCTTGTCCACCTGTCCCATTCGGATGTGGATCTCGGCCATGTCGTCGTGCAGGTGCCCTCGGCCAAAAGAGCGCGTTGGAATGGGACTGTTCATGTGGCGCCTGCTGTCGCGGAGCACGGCGTCCATCTGCCCGCGCTCCCGAAGCGCCTCACGGTAGAACAGCCGTACGGGCGGGGTCCTCATCCCGGGAGAGCTGAGACTCTCCGGGAGGGTCTCCATGAGCTCGAGGACGGCGCCATAGCGTCCACTCGAGGCGAGATAGATGAACTTCGAGTCCACCAGGGTCGGGTCGTGGTCGCCTCGATCCGACTCCATCCTGCCGAGTACGATGCGGGCGGAGTCGAACTGTCCTGACGTGGAGTGGATCCGAACGATCTCGAGCCACGCCTCCCCGAGCCTGGGCTCCAGGGCCAGCGCGTCCCGATAGGTCGCGATCGCGCCGGCCGCGTCTCCTCGCTCCGCGAGCACACGGCCTCGAAGCATGTGATATCCAGGATCGTCCGGATTCGCCTGACGAAGACCCTCCAGGACCTTCAGCGCTCCGTCGAAGTCGTCTCGCGCGACGTCGAGGTCGACCAGATGGATGTATGCGATTCCGAACGATGGATCCAGACGAACCGCCTGCTCGAAGGCCGCACGCGCAGACTCGTCCCGTGAATCGTGGTACAGCGCCTCTCCCAGCCCGTAGGCGAATTCCCTGTCGTCCGGATATCGGGTGAGGAGAGTCCGGTACCGCTCGGCAGCCTCCCGGTACCGGCCGCGGACGAGGGCGTCGAGCGCCCCGAGCCCGTCCCGCTCCCGCGGCGTCAGCCTGCCTCCCACCCGGAGCGCCGCGCGGACCTCTTCCTCGGCCGTCGTGAACTCGTTGGACCACCAGTTGGCGATCGCGGCGTAGTACCAGGCGAGCGCGAACGTCGAATCGGCCGCCACGGCGCGTTGGAACTCCAGCACAGCCTCCTCGGTGGATCCGAGGTAGAGCTTGTCCAGCCCGCGCACGTACGCCCGGTAGGCGACCGGATCCCGCGTCGTGAGCGAGGCGACGTCCACCCGCTCCTCCTGCACCTGGAAACCCGCGCGAGCGAGCTCGCCCAGCAGGGTTCGGGTCAGGGAATCCACCGCCGCGAAGAGAGCGGACTCGCCGGCGGGCGTGCGGACGCGCGCCGCCGTGAGCACCTTGCCGTCCGCGGTCGACGCCACCTCGGCCCCCAGCACCAGCTCCGGCCGCACGGAGTAGATGAATCCGGTGACCACATGGCTCGCGCCGGCCTTGCGCGCCACCTCGAGCGCATCCGCTCCTTGAACCACCGTGCCGGCCTTTCCCATCTGGCGCAGGACGTCGTGAATCCGCTGGGCGCTCACGACGGGCATCACCTGCATCTGCCCAAGACCTACGGAGAGGAGGCTCGTGGCGATCGGACCCGAGCCCGAGGGATCTCCGGCCTCCGCGAGATTCTGGAACGAGAGAACCGCGATCGACTTCTCGGCGGCCACCGCGGTGCCGTGCTCGTCGGATCCGGGCCGTCCGGCGAGATAGACCAGCGCGAGCGCGAGGAGCGCCGCCACCGCGAGCGTCGCGATCCGCCGAACGCGGCGCCCGCCGCGCGGACGGGACGGAGCGGCGATCGTGGCGGTCGCCTCCATCCCGGCCGTCGGGGAACGCAGCGCCATCAGATCCGCCGCGAGATCGTCCCCGTGCTGATACCGGAGCGCGGGGTCCTTTCGCAGGCACTTCATGACGATCCGGTCCAGCTCGACCGGAATTCCCGCGCGCTTCGCGGTCGGCGGCTCGGGATCCACGTGCTGGACCGCGTACAGCGCCGACTCGGGCCGGTCGCCCACGAACGGCCGCGCTCCGGTCAGCGCCTCGTAGAGCACCGCGCCCAGCGAGAAGAGATCGCTCCGCGCGTCTACGCGCGCGCCGCGCGCCTGCTCGGGGCTCATGTAGGCGACCGTCCCCGGGGTGTATCCCTCCGCCGTCAATCGCGTCGCGCTCTCCAGGTCGGCGATGCCGAAGTCGGTGAGCACGGCCGACCCGTCGGGCCGGATCAGGATGTTCGCGGGCTTCACGTCGCGATGCACCACGCCGCGCGCGTGGGCATGAGCGAGCGCCTCGGCCATGGCGAGTCCGACCGAGAGGGCGTGTTCCACCGGGAGCGGCCGGCGCGCGATCGCTTGCGCGAGCGTCTCCCCCTCGACGTACTCCATCACGAGGAAGAGCCTCTCGGCCGATTCCTCGAGGGCGTGGATCGTCGCGATGTGCGGGTGGGAGAGCGCCGCGAGGGATCGCGCCTCGCGCTGCAGGCGCTCGCGCGCCTGGGGATCCGCGGCGAACGACCGGGAGAGGAACTTGAGCGCGACGCGCCGTCCCAGACGCTCGTCCTCCGCGAGCACGACCTCGCCCATGCCGCCCTGACCGAGCCGGCCGACCACGCGATAGTGGAGGATGCGCCCGCCTTCCATGGAAGCAGCCTACGGAATCGTGGCCGCGCCGTCGAGGGCCGCAGGAATCAGGTACGTATTGGCCGCCGCCTGCACAGGAGGTACCATCCGGCGACGTGGTGGTCCCGAACCGATCGTTGGCAGTCGGCTCCCTTCTCCGAGGAGGACGCATGCGGCTCCACTACCGTTCGTCACGACGCTCCATGTTCGCCTTGGTCCTGGCTCTCTGCGCGATCGGCTTCACCGGATGCAGCGACGAGGACGACGACAATCCGGTGGATCCGGGCTCGAGCTCGACCGAGCTCACGGGCGCGTTCGCAAACGCGAACGAAGGCGGGCAGATGTCGATCACGATCCCGCTCCCGACCGGGAACCTCGCGCCCGCGCGGCTCGCGGGATCGGCGCTTGCCCATGACGTGAGCGTGACGGGAACGCTGTATCCCGACACCGGCGACACGATCGGCCTCACCGGGATCTACAACGAGGAAGCCAACTCCCTGGTTCTCTCGGGCGGGGGATACACCCTGAGCGGGGCCTACGACGCCGCGAACACGCCGCCGGGCGTCGCCGGGACGTACAGCGGTCCGAACGGCACGGGAATCTTCGGATGCGCGGTCGGCGGGAGCAGCTCGGTCCTCGTGCTCTGCGGATCGCTCACGGACTTAGGCGTCACGTACACCGAGCGGTGGCACCTGGTGGTGGCCGGAAACGCCGCGGCGGGCGTGGCGATCATGGAAGACGGCGAGATCATTCCGTTCGAGGGAACGGTCGGAGGCGTTTCTCCCGGCAGGACCCTCTCGGTGAACCATGACCTCGGGGACGGCAGGTCGCTGATCGCGAGCGGGACGGTGTACACGAACGCGGAGATCAGCAACGGCACGTGGGAACTCGACGAGGGCACGATCGCGGACCCGATGGGTTTCTGGAGCGCCCACGACTGCGAGAACCCACCGCCGAGCGCCGCTCAGTTAGAAAGTCATTGACAGTAAATCACTTATAAGCGGCGCGGGGCCATGTTTTTGGGCTTGGAGCGGCTCGTTCTGTCCCGGAGAGGACGAGGCGGACATCACCTGAGGAATCCCATGTCCTTCGCCCGCCGGATGCTCGCCTTTCTCGTCATCCCGATCGCCCTGTGGACCGCCGGATGCGCCGAGGACGAGGAACAGATCGAGTACGTCCATGCGGGGAGCTTCACGATCACGGGGTTCTACATCGGCCCGGCGGAGGGAGGACACATGACGATCCTCGTCGATCGCTGGTCCGAGAAGAAGAGCCCGGGAATCCCCGCGCCCTTCCGTCCCGCCCAGATCTTCCCCATCGGGGTTCACGTGACGTTGCGGCCGGAGGAGGGCGGGGCGCCCATCGAGATGGTCGGATACGAGAGCAACGGGTCGATGTGG encodes:
- a CDS encoding choice-of-anchor V domain-containing protein; this encodes MTPRAMIVLSLVAGTLMGWIAFDLRAPKRTVAFSYEPPTGHTGAPGEGVCSTCHTGGGSFDGSLTIDAPDEYQPGMGYTVTVTLQDPGQSRWGFELVPLRRDGADLVMAGSLTNLSPHTLIQEIFDGKQYISHTSNVLDQGEPDGTYAGTADGPVSWSFTWTAPPAGSDTVWFYAAGNAANNNEQNGAGDFVYTTNRFAIESSTSDVSRTTWGKIKMRYR
- the wecB gene encoding UDP-N-acetylglucosamine 2-epimerase (non-hydrolyzing), whose protein sequence is MKTVLSVFGTRPEAIKMAPVLRRLTREPEIRSLVCVTAQHREMLDQVLSLFEIKPDHDLDLMREGQTLTEITTRALTELAPYLDREKPDVLLVQGDTTTTMAASLAAFYARIPVFHVEAGLRTGDPYYPYPEEVNRRVTTVIAAHHFAPTERARRNLLREGVADSVITVTGNTVIDALLEVVQIEPKRAPKLPLRGSRVVLVTAHRRENFGAPLEEILLAILELAEKHPDIDIVYPVHRNPQVDGPVRAALAGVAGVHLTDPLEYKAFCDLMAASHLILTDSGGIQEEAPSLGKPVLVLRDETERPEAVEAGVVKLVGPHREAIVAAASELLENQGSYAAMANKMNPYGDGKAAERIVAKIRRMLS
- a CDS encoding ATP-binding protein: MTPNTQMAPRHGTSEAAKAPKARILVVDDEIQVVHIFQDLLTQQGYEVESSENGDDAILKVTNGNFDLVLTDINLPGVDGLEVIRAAKAADEDTCVILITGYASTTTAIDALRQGAYDYITKPFDLWETAKRIERGLESRFLKRDNRRKTSQLETANAELQRHEEILRKKVELATHRMRLLYEAGKAMSTSLSRQSTMDVVVSQAARLTGAKSCLLFLHDTSSDEYIAEAAFGVEPDRYRPLRFQMGVGYHGQVVQSAQPRLVEDLREAVGAEPIFETLEAQGALIAPLNDVEKVIGTITCLDHEGGSFTPEDQEVLKMLASQATIAIQNAILYERTKELDRLKSEFVAVVSHEVRTPLTSIKGSLELLGDTRFLTLPAPQKELLAICQANTERLISLINDILDFSKLESSKLSLNVEAMSVDRVLNEVVENIRNLAGQKEVAIDLKVDSTAGQIEADPMRVGQVATNLIGNAIKFSPERSRIEVFASGDESKITVSVKDYGRGIAPRDINRLFQRFAQLDSSTTRKAGGTGLGLVICKGIVEQHGGSIWVESQLNEGSTFSFSLPRVRVEVAGAE
- a CDS encoding sensor domain-containing diguanylate cyclase gives rise to the protein MKQRNGAGSKRLVEATERFIRSEQKLLEVLGSRRILRKTECDHFAKDLALSAAKKRSSDVFASAISINKKLMGVLEKSRSGSARALTEGDVLTELGRIAQTVTDPVEAFQQALLQIRTIAPFENATLFLWNRESQSLDEVVSVGERVDLIGHVRFGRGAGFSSWVAQQKKPVLLNDLHREGGPDSVALRSFLSVPILVANEVVGVINMSHSRPSAFEEETVARVGLLAMPVAAIAMKVVLRKERERLATTDTLTSLYNRRHFDRSLEAEVGKAKRYGHKVSVVVLDVDQPREANARGGKAHGVGDQVLSDMARLLKRSTRGTDCIARYGYDEFRILLPHTDADRAKVAAERFRTVVEQHAFPRRKKPTIHIDVATYPVDERAAAAAGIQAAAEAGVRAASAAKSPTAPGLDSETRGTDPREVAVN
- a CDS encoding DegT/DnrJ/EryC1/StrS family aminotransferase, which gives rise to MATDSIPFHRPSVTQAELDAVASVLRSGWLTTGPRVKDLESAVAAYVAPPSDVAGAGAALARSVSVDPLHAVAVSSCTAALHLSLIAAGVKDGDEVITSPYTFVATGETILYGGARPVFVDVEPGTKNMDPARIPAAITPRTRAIVSVSIAGHPCRGAEIAAIAHHHRLTVIEDAAHSLTSRVWDVPVGTQADITCFSFYATKGVTAGEGGMVVTGRGEWAERIRRLSLHGLSAAAWGRYDRGGWWEYDVTELGYKYNMTDIQAALALAQLGRAEWMRSRREAIAERYSRLLEDCEGVRVPRVAEGMRHAWHLYQIEVPDARRTPLALALREDGIGTSVHFKPLHLFPWYQERLGVRAGQFPVAERVYDETLSLPIWPDMTDAQVDRVAERVRFHMGAFD
- a CDS encoding cupin domain-containing protein, whose protein sequence is MGEDQDEVPLTERDGPLSAEAPPRSDPGPDELIRLLSLVPLPGEGGWYRENYRSRVRIPANGLPAAYAGPRDASTAIYYLLTSDTFSALHRLRGDEVFHFYLGDPVEMLQLRPDGTGATLTLGPRPHEGMHQQVVVLAGVWQGARIASGGRYALLGCTVAPGFEFEDFELGTREELVRQYPDYEIAIRALTRR